From Gordonia crocea, the proteins below share one genomic window:
- a CDS encoding acyl-CoA thioesterase produces the protein MTLEQSEDLQVLLDLLDVAQREEDVFIGQHPEQKTARTFGGQLLAQGVVAASRSLTRGNPPIHALHAHFIRGGDVNQPMEYHVTRFRDGKSFANRQVTARQNGEDIFTMLVAYQDNTAGLEHAIESPTVPYPEELPELGEHFKGYEDTIATFVNALHPIDIRFANDPTWKVREAGEKLMRNRVWMKTDGNLPDDPIWHVAAMCYASDTTVLDSIITTHGLSWGIDRLFAATVNHSMWFHREFRFDEWLLYATESPVAAGSRGIGSGRFFTRDGTLATSVVQEALIKYFPPKG, from the coding sequence GTGACCCTCGAACAAAGCGAAGACCTCCAAGTCCTTCTCGACCTCCTCGACGTGGCGCAACGCGAGGAGGACGTGTTCATCGGGCAACACCCGGAGCAGAAGACCGCGCGCACCTTCGGCGGGCAGTTGCTGGCGCAGGGGGTGGTAGCGGCATCGCGGTCGCTGACCCGTGGCAACCCGCCGATCCACGCGTTGCACGCGCACTTCATCCGCGGCGGTGACGTCAACCAGCCGATGGAGTACCACGTCACGCGGTTTCGCGACGGCAAGTCGTTCGCCAACCGCCAGGTCACCGCGCGGCAGAACGGCGAGGACATCTTCACGATGCTCGTCGCCTACCAGGACAACACCGCCGGTCTCGAGCACGCCATCGAGAGCCCGACGGTGCCCTACCCGGAGGAGCTGCCCGAATTGGGCGAGCACTTCAAGGGCTATGAGGACACGATCGCGACCTTCGTGAACGCGCTGCACCCGATCGACATCCGCTTCGCCAACGACCCGACCTGGAAGGTCCGGGAGGCGGGGGAGAAGCTGATGCGCAACCGGGTGTGGATGAAAACCGACGGCAACCTGCCCGACGACCCGATCTGGCACGTCGCGGCGATGTGTTACGCCTCGGACACCACGGTGCTGGACTCGATCATCACCACCCACGGACTGTCCTGGGGGATCGACCGGCTGTTCGCGGCGACGGTCAACCACTCGATGTGGTTCCACCGCGAGTTCCGTTTCGACGAATGGCTGCTGTACGCGACCGAGTCGCCGGTTGCGGCGGGCTCGCGCGGTATCGGGTCGGGGCGGTTCTTCACCCGCGACGGGACCCTGGCGACGTCGGTCGTTCAGGAGGCACTCATCAAGTACTTCCCGCCGAAAGGCTGA
- a CDS encoding ABC transporter ATP-binding protein/permease: protein MNTDGGGLDWGDELVNSLVWTLWVSAASLAGLVVVGALLAAYTKWGRQYWRVTGGFFTDRQIAPMTWLLIVVLLLLAIFGVRLNVLFTYQGLDMYNAIQAGASALGKEAGDPARQTGLDAAQSAFWKSMAVFALLATIHVVRTLVEVWFGAAFSVRMRSWLTEHVTEDWLADRAFYRNRFVPIETTDGDLTAGVDNPDQRIEADITTLVTWTRQFVFSSGGSATGGIIPAIVTMVTFSVMLWGLSGPMHVFGLEISHGLVYLLLMFVFLASLVAFWIGRPLIHLNFLKERLTANFRFALVRVRENAENIALYSGEEVEHRGLIDRFDQVIKNYWNIIHRTLLFSGWNLSVSQTSVVLPFLVQANRFFAGSISFGQLNQTASAFGNLSDALSFFRLMYDDFTAFRASIIRLDGLQDADAKARKLPTIDTADGDDIELRSVDINKPDGTLLIEDLSLRLVTGEALVVKGRSGSGKTTLFRGLSGLWPYAEGEFVRPAGQDTLFLSQVPYLPLADLRSVLTYPAPPTEFSDDELRQVLIDVSLPHLVERLDEDEYWAKVLSPGEQQRVGFARILLSRPKVVFLDEATSAVDEGLEYALYNLIRTRLPETIVVSISHRSTTEQHHTKMLELQGEGRWELTDIAVETA from the coding sequence GTGAACACCGACGGCGGCGGCCTCGACTGGGGCGACGAGCTGGTCAACTCCCTGGTGTGGACGCTGTGGGTGTCGGCGGCGTCGCTCGCCGGCCTCGTGGTGGTCGGCGCGCTGCTGGCCGCCTACACGAAGTGGGGTAGGCAGTACTGGCGGGTGACCGGTGGCTTTTTCACCGACCGACAGATCGCGCCGATGACCTGGCTGCTGATCGTCGTGCTCCTGCTGCTGGCCATCTTCGGGGTACGGCTGAACGTCCTGTTCACCTACCAGGGCCTGGACATGTACAACGCGATCCAGGCCGGGGCCTCGGCGCTGGGCAAGGAGGCGGGGGATCCGGCCCGCCAGACCGGGCTCGACGCCGCGCAGTCGGCGTTCTGGAAATCGATGGCGGTGTTCGCGCTGCTGGCGACCATCCACGTCGTGCGGACGTTGGTCGAGGTGTGGTTCGGCGCGGCCTTCTCGGTCCGGATGCGATCCTGGCTCACCGAGCACGTGACCGAGGATTGGCTGGCCGATCGGGCCTTCTACCGCAACCGGTTCGTCCCGATCGAGACCACCGACGGGGATCTGACGGCCGGCGTCGACAACCCCGATCAGCGCATCGAGGCCGACATCACCACGCTGGTGACCTGGACCCGACAGTTCGTCTTCAGCAGCGGCGGCTCGGCCACCGGGGGCATCATTCCTGCGATCGTCACGATGGTCACCTTCTCGGTCATGCTGTGGGGACTGTCCGGGCCGATGCACGTCTTCGGGCTGGAGATCTCCCACGGCTTGGTCTACCTGCTGCTGATGTTCGTGTTCCTGGCCTCACTCGTCGCGTTCTGGATCGGTCGCCCGCTGATCCACCTGAACTTCCTCAAGGAGCGCCTGACCGCCAACTTCCGCTTCGCGTTGGTCCGCGTGCGCGAGAACGCCGAGAACATCGCGCTGTATTCCGGCGAAGAGGTGGAGCATCGCGGCCTCATCGACCGGTTCGACCAGGTCATCAAGAACTACTGGAACATCATCCACCGGACGCTGCTCTTCTCCGGCTGGAACCTGTCGGTCAGCCAGACGTCCGTCGTGCTGCCGTTCTTGGTGCAGGCCAATCGGTTCTTCGCCGGCAGCATCAGCTTCGGCCAGCTCAACCAGACGGCGTCGGCTTTCGGCAACCTGAGCGACGCGCTGTCCTTCTTCCGCCTGATGTACGACGACTTCACCGCCTTCCGGGCGTCGATCATCCGTCTCGACGGATTGCAGGACGCCGACGCCAAGGCCAGGAAGCTGCCCACCATCGACACGGCCGACGGTGACGACATCGAGTTGCGCAGCGTCGACATCAACAAGCCCGACGGGACCCTGTTGATCGAGGACCTCTCGCTGCGGTTGGTCACCGGCGAGGCGCTGGTGGTCAAGGGCCGCTCGGGCAGCGGCAAGACCACCCTCTTCCGCGGTCTCTCCGGGTTGTGGCCCTATGCCGAGGGCGAGTTCGTCCGACCGGCCGGGCAGGACACGCTGTTCCTCTCGCAGGTGCCCTACCTCCCGCTGGCCGATTTGCGGTCGGTGTTGACCTATCCGGCGCCGCCGACCGAGTTCAGCGACGACGAGCTGCGCCAGGTCTTGATCGACGTCTCCCTGCCGCACCTGGTGGAGCGACTCGATGAGGACGAGTACTGGGCCAAGGTGCTCTCGCCCGGTGAGCAGCAGCGCGTCGGGTTCGCGCGCATCCTCCTGTCACGGCCCAAGGTGGTGTTCCTCGACGAGGCCACCTCCGCGGTCGACGAGGGGCTCGAGTACGCGCTGTACAACCTGATCCGCACCCGGTTGCCGGAGACGATCGTGGTCTCGATCAGCCACCGCAGCACCACCGAGCAGCACCACACCAAGATGCTGGAGCTGCAGGGCGAGGGGCGTTGGGAGCTGACCGATATCGCGGTCGAGACTGCCTGA
- a CDS encoding AMP-dependent synthetase/ligase — MADDLITFPHHSGKAVSTLPEGFQETITLAPNRVALRTVGGGTEITWKQYGDRVRAIAGGLAALGVKHGDTVGIMLTNRPEFHLVDTAVLHLGAVPFSIYNTSSPEQVEYLFGNAGNKVVITESVFLPIMTAAKSEVAAIISVDGGEGTIPLTDVEATPAPADFDFEASWRAVTPADLATLIYTSGTTGPPKGVEITHRNMIAELVALSDIVEAGLDDRLLSYLPAAHIADRVSTHATNMVRGPMITTEPDPRALATALPDARPTFFFGVPRVWGKLKAGVEAKLAEATGVKAKLAGWALGVGKQVADLRLQGKSPSGLLGVQHGLADKLVLAKVREGIGMDAMNIAYSGAASIPPEVLRFFLALGVPVLEVWGMSESTGATTLTSPDNLAIGTVGRPVRGVEVKLGDDGELFVRGPVVMAGYRNQPEKTAETIDADGWLATGDIAQIGADGNVTIVDRKKELLINESGKNLAPTNIENAIKAVSPLVGQIVAIGDAKPYVTALVVLDPDIAAVKAHQNGLDEADLAAISAHPKVVAEVKAAVVAGNAKLSRVEQIKRFTIVAEPWEPGGVELTPTMKLRRNPIATKYADEIVALYSDPAGAGVVDLR, encoded by the coding sequence ATGGCCGACGATCTGATCACGTTCCCACACCACTCGGGCAAGGCGGTCTCAACCCTGCCCGAAGGCTTCCAGGAGACCATCACCCTCGCGCCGAACCGGGTCGCGCTGCGCACCGTCGGCGGGGGCACCGAGATCACCTGGAAGCAGTACGGGGACCGGGTCCGCGCCATCGCCGGCGGATTGGCCGCGCTGGGGGTGAAGCACGGCGACACCGTCGGCATCATGCTGACCAACCGGCCCGAGTTCCACCTCGTCGACACCGCGGTGCTGCACCTGGGCGCCGTGCCGTTCTCGATCTACAACACCAGCTCGCCCGAGCAGGTCGAGTACCTCTTCGGCAACGCGGGCAACAAGGTCGTGATCACCGAGTCGGTGTTCCTGCCGATCATGACGGCGGCCAAGTCCGAGGTCGCCGCCATCATCAGCGTCGACGGCGGGGAGGGCACGATTCCCCTCACGGATGTCGAGGCGACGCCGGCGCCGGCGGACTTCGACTTCGAGGCGAGTTGGCGCGCGGTGACCCCGGCCGATCTCGCCACTCTGATCTACACCTCCGGCACGACCGGTCCGCCCAAGGGCGTCGAGATCACGCACCGCAACATGATCGCCGAGCTCGTCGCGCTCAGCGACATCGTGGAGGCCGGCCTCGACGACCGGTTGCTGTCGTATCTGCCGGCCGCCCATATCGCCGACCGCGTGTCGACCCACGCCACGAACATGGTGCGCGGGCCGATGATCACGACCGAACCCGATCCGCGGGCGCTCGCCACCGCGCTGCCCGACGCGCGGCCGACGTTCTTCTTCGGGGTGCCGCGGGTGTGGGGCAAGCTCAAGGCCGGGGTCGAGGCGAAGCTCGCCGAGGCGACCGGGGTGAAGGCGAAGCTGGCCGGATGGGCACTCGGCGTCGGCAAGCAGGTCGCCGACCTGCGGCTGCAGGGCAAGTCGCCGTCGGGCCTGCTCGGCGTGCAACACGGACTGGCCGACAAACTCGTCCTCGCCAAGGTGCGCGAGGGGATCGGCATGGATGCGATGAATATCGCCTACTCCGGGGCCGCCTCGATCCCGCCGGAGGTGTTGCGCTTCTTCCTCGCCCTGGGTGTTCCGGTCCTGGAGGTCTGGGGCATGTCCGAGTCCACCGGGGCGACGACGCTGACCTCGCCGGACAACCTGGCCATCGGCACCGTCGGGCGCCCGGTGCGCGGCGTGGAGGTCAAACTCGGCGACGACGGCGAACTCTTCGTCCGCGGTCCGGTCGTGATGGCCGGCTACCGCAACCAGCCAGAAAAGACGGCGGAGACGATCGACGCCGACGGGTGGTTGGCCACCGGCGACATCGCGCAGATCGGCGCGGACGGCAACGTCACGATCGTCGACCGCAAGAAAGAGCTGTTGATCAACGAATCTGGCAAGAACCTGGCGCCGACCAACATCGAGAACGCCATCAAGGCTGTGTCGCCCCTCGTCGGTCAGATTGTTGCCATCGGGGACGCCAAGCCCTACGTCACCGCGCTCGTCGTGCTCGACCCCGACATCGCGGCGGTCAAGGCGCATCAGAACGGCCTCGACGAAGCCGATCTCGCCGCCATTTCGGCACACCCAAAGGTTGTCGCGGAGGTGAAGGCCGCTGTCGTCGCTGGCAACGCCAAACTATCCCGCGTCGAACAGATCAAACGCTTCACGATCGTCGCCGAACCGTGGGAGCCCGGCGGGGTGGAACTGACCCCGACGATGAAGCTGCGCCGCAACCCGATCGCGACGAAGTATGCCGACGAGATCGTCGCCCTCTACTCGGACCCGGCCGGCGCGGGAGTCGTGGACCTGCGCTAG
- a CDS encoding ABC transporter ATP-binding protein, with protein MIEVSGVTKAFGPKIAVDDATFTARPGGITYLLGPNGAGKTTVIRMIAGLSTPDAGAITVNGRSITGYPDFKREIGFSLSPFARNPKHTARQHLSWQARLAGIPVAEVDEMLGLVGLESVRNRPVGGFSLGMSQRLGIATALLGDPSALVLDEPANGLDVDGILWLRDLLVGLADRGKTLLICSHNLAEVEITASRIVIMGRGRVLADDTRDAVVGQGSGPRKLESAYLQITRATTEYVPGAGR; from the coding sequence TTGATCGAGGTATCCGGGGTCACCAAGGCATTCGGCCCCAAGATCGCGGTCGACGACGCGACATTCACCGCCCGTCCCGGTGGGATCACCTATCTGCTCGGACCCAACGGTGCGGGCAAGACGACGGTGATCCGGATGATCGCCGGGCTGAGCACCCCCGACGCCGGCGCCATCACGGTCAACGGCCGATCGATCACCGGGTACCCCGACTTCAAGCGGGAGATCGGGTTCTCGCTGAGCCCGTTCGCGCGCAACCCGAAACACACCGCGCGCCAACACCTCTCCTGGCAGGCCAGGTTGGCGGGGATCCCCGTCGCCGAGGTCGATGAGATGCTCGGTCTGGTCGGGCTGGAATCGGTGCGCAACCGGCCGGTGGGCGGCTTCTCCCTGGGGATGTCCCAGCGACTCGGCATCGCCACGGCACTGCTGGGCGACCCGTCGGCGCTCGTCCTCGACGAACCCGCCAACGGGCTCGACGTCGACGGCATCCTCTGGTTGCGCGACCTGCTCGTCGGACTGGCCGACCGCGGCAAGACGCTGCTCATCTGCTCGCACAACCTGGCGGAGGTGGAAATCACCGCTTCGCGGATCGTGATCATGGGCCGCGGCCGCGTGTTGGCCGACGACACCCGCGACGCGGTGGTCGGACAGGGGAGCGGTCCACGGAAGCTGGAGTCGGCCTACCTGCAGATCACCCGGGCAACCACCGAATACGTCCCGGGAGCGGGCCGATGA
- a CDS encoding ABC transporter permease yields the protein MTALRRAVSAEFAKLSVRSAMVNTLIPLALIIPILINVGLAAAARMNKYNGQGGMDTNNSGYWIMVFSTFILMAGVVTSYCGEFKDKTAEIQFAVQPRRWMLPVAKAVAFGVIAMAVAFTTTLVVMVVIPRVFPDVWERVDAFSADGLRVLIGVPVLTLLICLLGQGIAMIIPRPGVAILMIVLWKWGAEFLIPLIPGGVGTQAMRFSPFRNAEYGAGQFATTDSPFGGPNGSMAYFAAIVLVVFGIGLWRLQQRDVATD from the coding sequence ATGACGGCGTTGCGGCGGGCGGTGTCCGCCGAATTCGCGAAGCTGTCGGTGCGCAGCGCGATGGTCAACACCCTGATCCCGTTGGCCCTGATCATCCCGATCCTGATCAACGTCGGACTGGCCGCGGCAGCCCGGATGAACAAGTACAACGGCCAGGGTGGGATGGACACCAACAACTCCGGCTACTGGATCATGGTCTTTTCGACTTTCATCCTGATGGCCGGCGTGGTGACCTCCTACTGCGGCGAGTTCAAGGACAAGACCGCCGAGATCCAGTTCGCCGTCCAACCGCGCCGCTGGATGCTGCCGGTGGCCAAGGCGGTGGCCTTCGGGGTGATCGCGATGGCCGTGGCCTTCACGACGACCCTGGTGGTCATGGTGGTGATCCCGCGGGTGTTCCCCGACGTGTGGGAACGGGTCGACGCGTTCAGCGCCGACGGGCTGCGGGTCTTGATCGGGGTCCCGGTGCTGACCCTGTTGATCTGCCTGTTGGGCCAGGGCATTGCCATGATCATTCCGCGCCCGGGGGTGGCGATCTTGATGATCGTGCTGTGGAAGTGGGGCGCGGAGTTCCTCATCCCACTGATCCCGGGCGGTGTGGGCACGCAGGCGATGCGATTCTCGCCGTTCCGCAACGCCGAGTACGGGGCCGGGCAGTTCGCGACGACCGACAGTCCGTTCGGTGGACCCAACGGGTCGATGGCCTATTTCGCCGCGATTGTCCTGGTCGTCTTCGGCATCGGGCTGTGGCGGCTGCAGCAGCGCGATGTCGCGACCGACTGA
- a CDS encoding extracellular catalytic domain type 1 short-chain-length polyhydroxyalkanoate depolymerase, giving the protein MTAWARTAATVVLSLTLAACLGTAPSSADSRSTHHIGDRTYRLYEPAGLTSAPLVLVLHGGFGTGRAAERSYGWDAQARSGRFAVAYPDGTARAWNAGTCCGRPSQTRVDDVGFLRRVVDDVARRTSIDRRRVFVAGMSNGAMMALRMVCQTSKFRGAASVSGTLVTGCARPASIIQIHGTADPRVPYRGGVGSGSARVDGEAIPSVDARFRRLAHCAPPTRTRHGSVAVSSARCPGGRAVTLLSIDGMGHHWPGQTQPSPLSGPPSSAINATAVIWRFFDRL; this is encoded by the coding sequence ATGACCGCATGGGCGAGAACCGCTGCGACCGTGGTGCTCTCGCTGACCCTGGCCGCGTGCCTGGGCACCGCGCCGAGTTCCGCGGATAGCCGGTCCACCCATCACATCGGTGACCGGACCTACCGGCTCTACGAACCCGCCGGACTCACCAGCGCTCCCCTCGTCCTCGTCTTGCACGGCGGGTTCGGGACCGGACGGGCCGCGGAGCGCTCGTACGGGTGGGACGCCCAGGCACGGTCGGGCCGGTTCGCGGTGGCCTATCCCGACGGCACCGCCCGCGCCTGGAATGCCGGCACGTGTTGCGGGCGGCCGTCGCAGACCCGCGTCGACGACGTGGGGTTCCTGCGTCGAGTCGTCGACGACGTCGCCCGTCGGACATCGATCGACCGGCGCCGCGTCTTCGTCGCCGGGATGTCGAACGGCGCCATGATGGCGTTGCGCATGGTGTGCCAGACGTCAAAGTTCCGCGGCGCCGCGTCGGTGTCGGGAACACTCGTCACCGGCTGCGCCCGCCCCGCCTCGATCATCCAGATCCATGGCACGGCCGATCCGCGGGTGCCCTACCGCGGGGGCGTCGGGTCTGGGTCGGCCCGGGTCGACGGCGAGGCGATTCCCTCCGTCGATGCCCGTTTCCGCCGGCTCGCCCACTGTGCGCCCCCGACGCGGACCCGGCACGGCTCGGTGGCCGTCTCCTCGGCGCGGTGCCCCGGCGGCCGGGCGGTGACCCTCCTCAGCATCGACGGGATGGGGCACCACTGGCCCGGGCAAACCCAGCCGAGTCCGCTCAGCGGCCCGCCGTCGTCGGCGATCAACGCAACGGCCGTGATTTGGCGCTTCTTCGACCGGCTGTAA
- a CDS encoding AMP-binding protein, with the protein MPCNHRFQTAEVVFAVNHCGASVLLVDGPLLPVVEAIGPQAPSLTGIYVYGDAPADAANPWAAVVAAAPADTVLPTVADDEPAMILYTSGSTGKPKGVTHTHASVLDVARGRGITQELTADDVSLAATAICHGGGSIGVTFPTLLAGGTVVLLEESVAQLFLDAVVAHRPTRTLVLPAQLLDALRAPGAKDVDFTFLREVQCGGDQISPELYTEFAAVTDLKLNQAYGLTECEGVAMNPPFGEIRRGSVGTPRHGVTLRIMGDNSVAAVGKTGEIQVRAASVMSGYWDDPENTAAAFVDGWLRTGDLGSRDADGYLSLSGVVGSPDERLGAIVHAFVEFEPGATTTIDELAAFARSKLAAYKVPEKWTVVGDLPRNAVGKIDRQALHRRAIALDK; encoded by the coding sequence GTGCCCTGCAACCACCGTTTCCAAACCGCCGAGGTCGTCTTCGCCGTCAACCATTGCGGCGCCTCGGTCCTGCTCGTCGACGGCCCGCTGCTCCCCGTCGTCGAGGCCATCGGCCCGCAAGCGCCGTCGCTGACCGGGATCTACGTCTACGGCGATGCGCCGGCCGACGCGGCGAACCCGTGGGCGGCCGTGGTCGCGGCGGCACCGGCCGACACCGTGCTGCCGACGGTCGCCGACGACGAACCGGCGATGATCCTCTACACCTCCGGCAGCACCGGAAAACCCAAGGGCGTCACCCACACCCATGCCTCGGTGCTCGACGTGGCGCGCGGCCGCGGCATCACCCAAGAACTCACCGCCGACGACGTCTCGCTCGCCGCGACCGCGATCTGCCACGGCGGCGGGTCGATCGGCGTGACCTTCCCGACCCTGCTTGCCGGTGGCACGGTGGTCCTGCTCGAAGAATCGGTGGCCCAGCTGTTCCTCGACGCGGTCGTCGCCCACCGGCCGACGCGCACCCTGGTCCTACCCGCCCAACTCCTCGACGCGTTGCGGGCGCCGGGGGCGAAAGACGTCGACTTCACCTTCCTGCGCGAGGTCCAATGCGGCGGCGACCAGATCTCACCCGAGCTGTACACCGAGTTCGCCGCGGTCACCGACCTCAAGCTGAACCAGGCCTACGGGCTGACCGAATGCGAGGGCGTCGCGATGAACCCGCCGTTCGGGGAGATCCGCCGCGGATCGGTGGGCACACCGCGCCACGGGGTCACCCTGCGGATCATGGGCGACAACTCGGTGGCTGCGGTCGGGAAGACCGGCGAGATCCAGGTCCGTGCGGCCTCGGTGATGAGCGGGTACTGGGACGACCCGGAGAACACGGCGGCGGCCTTCGTCGACGGCTGGCTGCGCACCGGCGACCTCGGCAGCCGCGATGCCGACGGGTACCTGTCGCTCAGCGGCGTGGTGGGCAGCCCCGACGAGCGGCTCGGCGCCATCGTGCACGCCTTCGTCGAGTTCGAACCCGGGGCCACGACGACGATCGACGAACTGGCCGCCTTCGCCCGCTCGAAACTCGCGGCCTACAAGGTTCCCGAGAAATGGACCGTCGTCGGCGATCTGCCGCGCAACGCCGTCGGCAAGATCGACCGGCAGGCGCTGCACCGACGGGCCATCGCACTCGACAAGTGA
- a CDS encoding YdcF family protein, whose translation MRLRLAITAALVTAAALVTGSATTHAAPTPNPAAGSMDFGSSGTDLIGPESLFLWQNPGGRYIVVLGAKVGTLGQTPQILEQRMSKAARLGRTHPFNRIIVSGGDTWWLPVSEAQFMNIGLLKRGIPVWQMVNEGQSRSTVQNAANTVRMLKAMGADGAVIVTNGFHMQRAMKNFRDAAKAQKARITFVPGYA comes from the coding sequence ATGCGCCTTCGACTCGCGATTACCGCTGCCCTCGTCACCGCCGCAGCCCTGGTCACGGGCTCGGCGACCACCCATGCCGCGCCGACGCCGAACCCGGCTGCCGGAAGTATGGACTTCGGCAGCTCCGGCACCGACCTCATCGGCCCGGAGAGCCTGTTCCTCTGGCAGAACCCCGGCGGACGCTACATCGTCGTCCTCGGTGCCAAGGTAGGAACCCTCGGACAGACGCCCCAGATCCTCGAGCAGCGCATGAGCAAGGCGGCCCGGCTCGGCCGCACCCACCCGTTCAACCGGATCATCGTCTCCGGCGGCGACACCTGGTGGCTACCGGTCTCCGAGGCCCAGTTCATGAACATCGGGTTGCTCAAGCGCGGAATCCCGGTGTGGCAGATGGTCAACGAGGGCCAGTCGCGCAGCACCGTGCAAAACGCCGCGAACACCGTTCGCATGCTCAAGGCGATGGGCGCAGACGGGGCGGTCATCGTCACCAACGGCTTCCACATGCAGCGGGCGATGAAGAACTTCCGCGACGCGGCGAAAGCGCAGAAGGCCCGCATCACCTTCGTGCCCGGCTACGCCTGA
- a CDS encoding cytochrome c biogenesis protein CcdA yields MTLLLVGFVGGLLAGISPCVLPVLPVVLMGSAAAPGDEAAPPSRARAVAIVAGMTLSFALITLFGTLLLAALHLPSSLLRWLGLAALVLVGLAMLFPSVERFLERGFARIPQRQVTEKGSGTLGGFLLGLALGAVFVPCAGPVLAAIAVAGATGTIGTETVLLTVAFAVGVSIPLLLVALAGNRIAERVRGLQRRQRLVRGVAGVLVIALAIALTFDVTGAIQRRIPDYTRVIADPLKTRIAVPAAAGNGSLRACQESAFNGVDEGLADCGRAPEFTGISQWLNGSAMRMADLRGKVVLVEFWAYSCINCQRSLPHTQAWWKRYEPFGLRVVGVHTPEYAFEREAGNVDAGARKLGLTFPLAIDNGYGTWKAYQNVAWPAGYLVDATGVIRHVSLGEGRYDRHEAYLRVLLTAANPGVDLPAPTDLPDQTPTDRQRTPETFLGIDKQQAYGGGGPYSAGTHPYSDDEHPAPNTFRLAGTWTPGPESLTAGPGARITLAYRARAVYLNVGGTGTITITSGGTTRTVPVSGPPNIRTVASHRTSAAETVTIELSPGLSAYSFTFG; encoded by the coding sequence GTGACGCTCCTCCTGGTCGGTTTCGTCGGCGGCCTCCTGGCGGGCATCTCGCCCTGCGTCCTGCCGGTGCTGCCGGTCGTGCTGATGGGCAGCGCCGCGGCGCCAGGGGACGAAGCGGCACCACCGAGTCGCGCCCGCGCGGTGGCGATCGTCGCCGGGATGACGCTGAGCTTCGCGCTCATCACCCTGTTCGGCACCCTGCTGCTGGCGGCACTGCACCTGCCCTCGTCGCTGCTGCGCTGGTTGGGGTTGGCCGCCCTCGTCCTCGTCGGCCTGGCCATGCTGTTCCCCTCGGTGGAACGCTTCCTCGAACGGGGTTTCGCACGGATCCCCCAACGCCAGGTCACCGAGAAGGGCTCGGGCACCCTCGGCGGCTTCTTGTTGGGCCTGGCCCTCGGCGCGGTCTTCGTGCCGTGCGCCGGACCGGTGCTGGCGGCGATCGCCGTCGCCGGGGCCACCGGCACGATCGGCACCGAGACGGTCCTGCTCACCGTCGCCTTCGCCGTCGGGGTCTCGATCCCCCTGCTGCTCGTCGCCCTGGCGGGTAACCGGATCGCCGAGCGCGTCCGCGGCCTGCAGCGACGCCAACGCCTGGTCCGCGGGGTGGCCGGCGTCCTGGTGATCGCGCTGGCCATCGCCCTGACCTTCGACGTCACCGGGGCGATTCAGCGCCGCATCCCCGACTACACGCGCGTGATCGCCGACCCGCTGAAGACCCGGATCGCCGTCCCCGCAGCGGCCGGCAACGGCTCGTTGCGAGCCTGCCAGGAATCGGCCTTCAACGGCGTCGACGAGGGGCTCGCCGATTGCGGCCGGGCACCGGAGTTCACCGGAATCTCCCAGTGGCTCAACGGATCTGCGATGCGGATGGCCGACTTGCGCGGCAAGGTCGTCCTCGTCGAGTTCTGGGCCTATTCGTGCATCAACTGTCAGCGATCACTCCCCCACACCCAGGCGTGGTGGAAGCGCTACGAGCCCTTCGGCCTGCGCGTCGTCGGCGTCCACACCCCCGAGTACGCCTTCGAGCGCGAAGCCGGCAACGTCGACGCCGGGGCCCGCAAACTCGGCCTGACCTTCCCGCTGGCCATCGACAACGGGTACGGCACGTGGAAGGCGTATCAGAACGTGGCGTGGCCGGCCGGCTACCTCGTCGACGCCACCGGGGTGATCCGCCACGTCAGCCTCGGCGAGGGCCGCTACGACCGCCACGAGGCCTATCTGCGCGTGTTGCTCACCGCCGCCAACCCCGGCGTCGACCTGCCCGCGCCGACCGACCTGCCCGATCAGACCCCCACCGACCGGCAGCGCACGCCGGAGACCTTCCTCGGCATCGACAAGCAGCAGGCCTATGGCGGCGGCGGTCCCTACAGCGCCGGAACCCACCCCTATTCCGACGACGAGCACCCGGCCCCCAACACCTTTCGACTCGCGGGCACCTGGACGCCCGGACCCGAGTCGCTGACCGCCGGCCCAGGGGCCCGGATCACCCTCGCCTACCGTGCGCGCGCCGTCTATCTCAACGTCGGCGGCACCGGCACGATCACGATCACCTCGGGCGGGACGACGAGAACCGTGCCGGTATCGGGACCGCCCAACATCAGAACCGTTGCCAGCCACCGCACTTCGGCGGCGGAAACCGTGACGATCGAGTTGTCCCCCGGTTTGAGCGCCTACTCGTTCACCTTCGGCTGA